A window of Kribbella sp. NBC_00382 genomic DNA:
CGCGCCGCTGGAAGCCGAGCCGCTCCTCCTCGTACCCGGGAGTGTCTGAGGTCCAGTGCTTTCCGGTGAGCTGATTCATGTCACCGACGCTAGAAGCCCTTCCGGACACATCTTGTCCGCAAGGTATGCCAATCTGGGATTCGTGAGTACGCGGAAGGATCTGCCCGGGCGATTGCTGCGGCTGCTCGCGCTACTCCAGAGCCGCCGCGAGTGGTCCGGCAGCGAGCTGGCCGAGCGCCTGGGCGTCACCGATCGGACCGTACGCCGCGACGTCGAGCGCCTTCGATCCCTCGACTACCCAGTCACAGGGACAACCGGTACTGCGGGTGGCTACCGGCTCGCATCAGGCAAGAACGTGCCGCCGCTGGTACTCGATGACGACGAAGCCGTCGCCGTGGCGATCGGATTGGCCGGCGCCGCCGCGAGTGGAGTCACCGGGATCGCGGACAGCTCGATGAGCGCACTCGCCAAGCTCGAGCGGGTCTTGCCGGCCCGGCTCCGACCATCGGTGGCGGCCGTCGGGGCGGCGGAGGTGGTCGGGCGGGAAGGGGCTCCACGGGTTGATCCGGGGCTGCTCGCCGTACTGGCCGCTTGCTGCCGGGATCTGGAGATCGTTGCCTTTAGCTACAAAAGTCGGCGCGGCGAGGACAGCCGACGTCGGGTTGAGCCGACGCAACTGGTCTCGGTGGTCGGCCAGTGGTACCTGCTCGCTTTCGATCCGGAGCGGGAGGACTGGCGTACGTTCCGGGTGGACCGGATCGGCGAGCTCGCGCCGACCCGGCATCACTTCACCCCGCGCGAACTGCCCGCGGCCGACGCGGCGTCGTACCTGGCCGAGTCGTTCGCGGGCGCGGCGTACCGGCACAGTGTCCGGATGGTCGTACAACTGCCGGCCGAGCAGGTACGGGGGAGTTTCTTCCACGGCTCCCCCGGGACGATCTCGCCGCTTGGGCCGGACAGTTGCGAGTACCGATTGAGTGCCGACTCCCCCGGGATCCTGGTCCAGTACGTCGCGGCGATAGTTGCCCTGGGCGCCGACTACACGTTGGACGCGTCGCCGGACGCCGCTGCGTTGTTGCGAACGGTCGGGTCGCGCCTGGTCAGGCCGTGATCAGCCCCAGGCCAAGGGTCACCACGCCGATCGCCAGGGAGAGCGCGCCCAGCCAGAGGACCCAGATGAACTGATTCGGCTTGGTCAGGCCCTTGCCGGCCGATGAGGCGAAGAAGCCGCCGGACATCAGGATTGCCGCGACCGGGATGCCGAGCCGGCCGAGCCAGATCCAGACGCCGTGAAGGCCGGTCTGGTCGACGTACAGGAGGCCGACCAGGCTCAGGATCACCAGTACGCCGGCATGGCCGTGGCCGGCGCGCGCGAACGACTTCTGGAAGTCGGTCATCGGGACGTCGCCACGGACGATCTTGGTCATGAACCAGCCGCCGATCTGGATCGTGACGATGGTGAGCAGGATCGCTCCGGCGATGATCCGGGACGCGTCGCTCAACTGCATGGGCCTTCTCCTTGCATGGATAGTGACGGTATCCGTTTATGGATACTGCTACTATCCATCACAGTCCAGGGGAAGGCAAGGCAATATGCGGATCGCCGAGTTGAGTCGAATCTCCGGAGTGCCGGTGCCGACGATCAAGTACTACCTACGCGAGAACCTGCTGCCGCCCGGCGAGCTGACCAGCCCCAACCAGGCGTCGTACGGCGACTCCCACCTGCACCGGCTGCGCCTGATCCGCGCACTGGTCGACCTCGCCCACGTACCGGTCGCCGGCGTGAAGGAGGTACTGGAGGGCCTCGACTCCCCCACCATGCCCCTCCACGACAAAATCGGCCGCGCCCACCGCGCGATCACGCCCCAACCCCAGCTCACCTCAACCCCAGCCGCCCGCGAGGCCGCCACCACTCAGGTGGAGGAACTACTGACCTCGCGCGGCTGGTCGGTGGAACCCGACGCTCCCGCCCTCAACACCTTGATCGAAACGATCGCCGCCCTGAACACCCTCGGCCAAGGCCACCTGGCCGGCTTCCTGGACTCCTACGCCGGCGCCGTAGAAACCTTCACCGACCTGGAGGTGGCCGCCGTGACCTCCACGCCCACCACCCCAACCCCGGACCAGATCGCCGAAGGCGTCATCCTCGGCACCATCCTCGGCGAAACCCTCATCGCCAGCCTCCGCCTCCTGGCCCACGAATCCATCTCCGCCAAACGCTGGTCACATCCGCGCGGGAGCCTCGATACCTAGCAGGCCAAGGCCTTCTTCGAGAACCCGCAAGGTCAGCACGCACAGAGCCAGCCGGGACTCGCGGAGCGCCGGCTCGGCCTTGATGACCGGGCAGTTCTCGTAGAAGGCGGAGAACGCCTGGGCCAGCTGGAAGAGGTACGCGCACAGCCGATGCGGCTCGAGCTCGTCGCCGACCTGGGTGACGACGGTGCCGAACTCGAGCAGGGCGAGGCAGAGCGCCCGCTCGGCCTGCTCCTGGATCTCGACCGTGCTGGTGGCCGCCGCCGGCTCGAGTCCGGCGTTGCGGAAGATCGACCGGATCCGCGCTGCGGCGTACTGCAGGTACGGGCCGGTGTTGCCGGTGAGGGCGACCATCCGCTCCAGATCGAAGACGTACTCACTGTCGTGCGCGACGGACAGGTCGGCGTACTTGACCGCGCCGATGCCGACCTGCGGCGCGATCGTCGCGCGGGTCTCCTCGGGGAGGTCGGGCCGCGCTTCGTCGATGACCGCTCGCGCCTTGGCCACCGCCTCGTCGAGCAGCGTCAGCAGGCGAAGGGGCGCACCCGACCGGGTCCGCAGGATCTTCCGGTCCTCGCCGAGCACGTTGCCGATCTGGGTGTGGACAGGAACCACCGTGTCCGGCAGCCAGCCGGCCTTGCGGGCGGTGTCCCAGACCATGTTGAGGTGCAGGGCCTGCGGTGCGCCGATGACGTAGACGATCCGATCGGCCTTCAGGTCCTGCACGCGATGCTTGATCGTCGCGAGATCCGTGGTCGCGTAGCCGTAACCGCCGTCGGACTTGCGGATGATCAACGGCACCGGCTTGCCCTCGCGGCCGGTGTACCCGTCGAGGAACACGCACAGTGCGCCTTCGCTCATGGTCGCCAGCCCGGCGGCCTCGAGCTCGTCGCAGATCGCCGCGAGCTGGTCGTTGTACGTCGATTCGCCGGCCAGGTCGGCGTCGGTCAGGGTCACGCCCAGCCGGGTGTAGATCCGGTTGAAGTAGTGCTTGGAGAACTCGACCAGCTCGCCCCACAGCCGCAGCGTCTCGGCGTCGCCGGCCTGGAGTGCGACGACCCGGCCCCGCGCCCGGTTCGCGAACTGATCGTCGGCGTCGAACTTGGCGCGGGCGGCCTGGTAGAAGCCGTTCGGGTCGGTCTCGACCAGCCGGGCCTCGTCGGTCCCCTCGCCGACGTCCAGCAGGTGCTCGATCAGCATGCCGAACGGAGTACCCCAGTCACCGATGTGGTTCTGCCGGATGACGTCGTGGCCCAGATGCTCGAGCGTGCGGGCGAGCGCATCGCCGACGACCGTGGTCCGGAGATGCCCGACGTGCATCTCCTTGGCGACGTTCGGCGCCGAGTAGTCGATCGGAATCCGCTGCGCCTCCTGCACCGGCACGCCCAGCCTCGAGTCACCCGCCATCGCCGCGACCTGCCCCGCGACCCAGCCGTCCTTCAGCGTCAGATTGAGAAACCCAGGCCCACTGATCTCGACCGTCTCACAGACATCACCCAACTCAAGCCGCTCAACCAGCCTCGCCGCGACCTCCCTGGGCGGAAGCCCCACCCGCTTCGAGAGCGCAAGCGCCGCATTCACCTGGATATCGGCGAATTGGCTCGGCCGCAGCACCGGATCCGCACCCCTGAACTCCGCCCCAAATGCTTCCTCGATCGCTACGGAAACTCGAGGCGCAAGCACAGCCGACGGCGAAAACATGCCCACAGCCTAGGCCCCGCCCGATCAGCGATCGCAGACACCGGCCGCTCAGCCCGATGCGGCGCTCAGTTCTCGCCGAGTTCCCGCAGCAGTCCCCGGAGACGTCTCCGATCGAGCTTGCCATGGCTCGTCAGCGGCAGCTCACCGATCGTCCGGACCACCCGCGGCACCATGTGCCGTGGAAGTAAGGGCCGAATCCCGGCGGCTAGGCCGGAGAAATCCTCGCCATCACCGCCCACCACGCCGCCTACCAGCACCCCGTCGACGATCTCGGCGACCACCTGGCGTCCCGGTGCCAGCGAGGCCAACGCAGTCTCCACTTCACCCAGCTCGACCCGGTATCCGCCGATCTTCACCTGATCGTCGGTTCGGCCCTCGTAGTACAGGAGCCCGTCTTTCACCGATACCAGGTCGCCGGTGTCGTAGACACGCAGGCCGTCCTGGTAGCGAAACCCTCCGCGCCGGTCGCCCAGATACCCATTGGCGAGGCACTCCCCTGACAGGGAAAGGCCGAACTCGGAGCCCGTGGGGACCAAGCCGAGCTGAATGCCTTCATGCGGCCGGCCGATCGGCACCGGCCCGGTCGCGCGCAGGGTCGCCGGGAAGGAGTGGATGATGCATCCCACGGTCGCCTCGGTGGGGCCGTACTCGTTGTGCAGCGTGACTCCCTCCGCGTCCCGCAGCCACTCGCACTGCTCGTAGGACAGCGCCTCACCACCGATGACGAAGGATCCGCTCAGCGCCCGTACGGTGCGCGGCTCCAGCAATCTGCCGAGCAGCTGGATCTGACTTGGCGTCGTCTTCAGGACAACGGGACTTTCCGTCTCCCGAAAGAAGTCGCTCAGCAGAGCGGTTACCGGCCTGGCCCCCGCCAGCGGAACGCAGACCCCACCGTGGACGAGGGGCAGTAGGTACGAAGTGATGGCCGCATCGAAGGTCGGTGGGAGCTGGAAGGGAAACCTTGCCGGCCCGGCTGGAGCATAAAGGCGCCCCGCTTCCCGGAGATAGCCGTAGAGAGCGCGATGCCCGACCGAGACCCCCTTCGGCTCACCTGTCGAGCCCGAGGTGAAGATCACGTACGCCTCGTCGTCGTACTGCGGGCGTTCATCGACCGCGACCGGCTCGAGGGCGCTCACCTGGACCTTGCCGTCATCCGCCTGGTGGGTCCAACCGCCACGATGAACGACCAGCTTCGCCCCCGCGGTCCGCGCGATCCGGTCGAGGCGGGGACGAGGATCCGATGAGGTGACGGGAACGTAGGAGGCGCCGGCCATCCATGCCGCGAGAACCGCGACGACGAAATCCGCTGACGGTGGCAGGTCCACCATGATCCGATTCCCGGGTACCGCGCCGAGTACGCCGAGCCGGCGAGAAAGAGCGTCCGCACGCTCCAGTAACTGCTGGTGCGACCAGGTCTGACCGGCAGGCTCCTCGAGTACCAGTGAGCCGGGTGATCGCGAGCAATGAGCTTCGAGGGCACTGATGATCTGGTTGTTCTCAGCGGTGTGCACGGGAGCTCCTCACGAGTCCGCGAAGCCGGGCAGGCCGCCGTCTGCGGTGAACGACGCATCGAGCAGGGACGTGACCGCAGCCGCGCCGTCGTGAAGCTCGGGCTCCGAGCCTGCCGACAGCACGACGTTGCAGAGGCGTCCGTCCCCATCGGATCTGGCGGCGCCGGTAGCCGCGACCCACTCGACGGACCGTACTCCGGCGAGCTGGGTCAGCTCGCCCTTCTGAAATCCGCCGCGGACTGTTCCCCGCAGGTCGCGAAATCCGGGAAAGTAGCCCAAGGCAACGGATCCGGTCGGCACGTCGGCGGTCGACAACGGTCTGCCCGCCGCCGTCTCCAAGGCGCTCCGGACCAGATCGAGCCCGGACGTGTGGCCCAGCAGCCGATTCAGGAAGCCACCCATCCGCCCGTTCACCTCGACGACCTCGAATCCGTCGCCGGTCGCGAGCAGCTCGGTATGCGTGACCCGGCCGCGTACGCCCAGCGCGGTCAGCGCCTGGCAACACCTCTCGTGCAGCTCGGCCAGCTGGATGTCGTCCAGGAACGCCGGATGGACGTCTCCGCAGACTCGTACCGTCCGCTGGAGCGCGCCGTCCGAACCTTCGCTCACCACCACCTCCTGCATCGGGACCTTGGCGAAGGTGGTCATGACGGTGTGTTCCCCCAGCGCGTTCGTGCTCACCTCCACGGAGAAGAGGGGGCCGAGCCACGGAACGTTCGGGTGGCTGGGCAACAACGGGATCGCCTGCTCGAGCACCTGCGCTTCACCGGCGAGCCCGCGGGCGGCCGCCTCCACCTCATCGGCCGTCCGCAGTTGAAGGACTCCCGCCCCGCCTGCACCACGGATCGGCTTGAGGAAGGCAGGAAGGCCGACCATCGAGACACCGGCGATCAACTCCGCCGGAGTCCTGACCTCGATACCGGTGACCTTCGACAGTCCGGTGTCTCGCAGGGTCCGGCGTTGCGCACTCTTTGACCAGACGTCCGCTCCCGCGATCGGCGTACCGGTGGTAGCGGAGCCGGCCAGCCTGGCCGTGAGCTGGTCGGCAAACTCGAGTTCGTGGTCGGAGAACGTCAGCACCGCCGTGATCCCGGCCAGATCGACGTCGCGAGGATCGTCTGTCACGACCCGGACAGGCAGCATCCGCTTGCACACCTCGACGAGCCCGGGGTTCCGCGCCGCCACACACTCCCGGAAGAACAGGATCACCTGCGGGCCGGAGCCGGCAGCGACCAGGATCTCGCGCAGGCTCGCTGCGGCGAAAGGCGCGTGGACGACTGCGACAGTCGGTGGATCCAGGGCCGTCAAGAGCGTTCAGACCTGCCCGTTGACGGCAGCGGGCTCGCTGACTGCCACACACATCGCACCGAAGCCGCCGTCCGAGAACAAGACGTCCAGCGGGAAGGGACTGCCGGTCGACTCCTCGAAGGTGGTGGCCATCTCGAGCGCGAGCAACGAGTCTCCACCCTGCTCGAAAAAGTTGTCCGCCGCCGCCACCTCGGTGACGTCGAGCAGTCGCTGCCACAGCTTCTCCAGCGCCACGACGTTGTTATCCACAAGATTCCTCTCTCAGGCTCACGATGGCCCCATGCTCATCGCGAGGATTCAGCTGGGCGGACAGATGCGCCGCGACGAGCCGATGGAACGTGGCCACGGTCGCGCCGCTGTAGGAGTCGCTGTGCCGGACGCTCAACCCGCAGCCGGTGGCGCCCACGCTCGCCAGCAGGCTGAGCCCCGGCTCGCGACGGGTCAGGTCCGCCGCCTTCTCGGTACCTTCCGAGATCTCGATCCCGTCGGCGACGGCGGCGAATCCGGGCTGCGCCTTGATGTCGAGGTACACGTAGGGCACAGAAGATATCTCATCGATGTTGTCCGGGAAGAGCTCGTTGATCACCTGTCCCTGCGGGAACCGGTCATGCATCATCGCCGCGGCGACATTGCTCTGTACCTCGCCACGCAGCTCCTGGTAGGTGGTGGCCGCCCAGCGCACCGAGGCTCGCATCGGCACCATCTCGGCGAACTTCCCGACCATCCGGGCCGCCCCCGGCCAAGTCCTGCCCGGCGACGGGAAGATCAGCCCGACCAGGTCACGCTCGCTCCACTCCCGGATCGCCGCCAGTACCGCCGAACAGATCAGGACGAACGGGGTGGTGCGCAGCTCCCGGCTCCTGCCAGGAAGATCCGTCACCGCAAGACCGCGCTCGAACACCAACTCGGGCTTCGGCACGGCTGGATCGTGCGGCGCCTCGACCGGGAGACCGAGTGGTGGGTTCAGACCGAGGTCGGCGTACTGCGCGGCCCAGTGCGCCAGACCCGCCCGGCCCGCAGGCGATCCGATCCACTGCCGCTGCGCCCGGGCGAAGTCGAAGTAGTCGTGCTCTGGCAGTTCCCGGGATACCCCGGCCAGCTCCAGTGCGAGATCGTCCATCAGGAGGCGGGCGGACAACCGGTCGAAGATGATGTGGTCGACCAGGAGCCGGCATTCGAGCGTCTCCCCCGGAGCCTCGAGATGATGGAGCTCCGCGAGCGGCCCGCGCGCCAGATCGAAGCCACGGCGGTCCATCTCGGTGAGCAGCTGCTCACCGGCTTCCTCGACGCTGGCCGCCGGGTGGCTGACAACTGTGTACCGCTCGGGCGCAAGCACCTCTGCCACGGTGACGTCGTCGGAGGGAAAGACAGAGCGAAGCACCTTCTGCCGGAGCACCACCCGTTGCCAGGCACCTTGCAGGTCGGCTACGGTCGCGCCGGCGACCCGGAGGGGCACCGACACGAAGGTCTTCCGCGGCCCCTGGCGGCCCTTGTCGATGGTGAGTCGATCAGCTTGCGCGATCGACGTCACCAACCCCGGCGCGCCGGGATCAGTCAGTTCGGACATGGATGTTCCCCTCGGTGAGAATCGATCGCCCGGTAGCGACGACCTTCGCCAGCACGTCATCGACCAGCTGACCGGTGATCCGCGGATTGCTCGACATGAAGCGCAGCGGGTAGAGCAACTGCCCCTTGGCCAGCACGCCTGGATCGGGAAGCGAGAACTGGTGCAGGTACCAGTTCCCGTCCTGCAGAAGCCTGCGATGGATCTCGCGGTTCACCTCGTTCACGAGGTCCGGCCCTGCCTGCCGGAGTTCGTCGGGGGCGAAGAGGAAGACCACCGCCATCAGGTCCGGCTCGTTGAGCAGCAACAAGTCGTCACGACCGCGGACCTGGTCCGCGAAGTACGAGGCCGCGGCAACCCTCGAGGTCGCCAACTGCGACAACCCGTCGCGTCCGGCCGACCTCATCGTCATCCACAGCTTCAAGGACTCCCACGCCTTGCTGCCGATGAACGGGCTGACCTGTCCGAGCGCGAACTCCTCCTGCATGATCAGATCGGAATACGTCGAGACGCTCCGCAGCACCGCGGGGTCGCGAACCAGCAGTGCCGACAGTGCATAGGGGATCCCGAGAATCTTGTGCGGGTCCAGCGTCACCGAGTCGAAGAGCTCGATCCCGGCCAGCCTCGGCCGCAGCTCGTCGCTCAGTGCGCACAGCCCTCCCCAGCAGGCATCCGCATGCAGCCAGATGGCCGGGTCGTGTGCCCTGACGGTCTCGGCCACCGCGGCCAGGTCGTCGATGGTCTGCGTGCGGCTGTCGCCGGCGTAGGCGACGACCGCGGCGATTTCACCGCGATGGGCTCGCAGCGCACGGCTCAGGTCCGTGCGGTCGTACCGGTAGCCGTTGGTCTCCACCTCGATGACGCTCGCCCCACAGCCGATCCAGGTCATCGCGGCCTTGATGCTGTAGTGGTTGATCCCGCGCGGCACCACCAGGCCGAACCGGTGCGGATCGGTGACGCCCGAACTCATCGTTCCGGGGGCCATCCGCTCCCTGGCCAGCATCATCGCGATGGTGTTGGACATCGTGCCGCCGTGCGTCATCACCCCGCCGACCGACCACACGTCGGTCAGCTCGGCGGCCGGCCGATCGGGATAGCCGATCAGTTGCCGAAGCCAACGAACGACGGTCAGCTCGACGAAGGTGGCGGCCGGGGAGTCGAAGCTCTGGTTGATCATGTTCTGCTGCGTCAGCATCGCGATCACGGCGCCGACCATGGCGCCGACGTTGCTGCCGGTGTCGCCGAAGCCCATGAAGTACGGGCTCGCTTCGTTCTTCGACAGCGGCAGGATCTGGTCGCGGAGCTCGATCAGCAGCTTGTCCACCGACGTGCCCGACTCCTCCAGCTCGACCATCACCTGGTCGCGGATGGCGATCGGGTCCTGGCGATCGAGGAAGATCCGGTTCCGCAGCTTGAAGTCGAGCCCGACCTGGATCGCGTCGGTGAGCAGCTCACGGACCTCCTCGGCGTTGTCCGGGGTCAGGAATCCTTCCAGTCCGGGGTCTTGTCCGGCAGTTGCGGTGCCGTGTCTCACGAGGTCACTCCTTCGTCGGATACATCGACTGTGGACGGCTTCAGCCCGGGATGCCGCAACGTCACGGCCAGCAGCACGCTGAACAGGACGAAGGTGGCAGCGATCAGCAGCCAGCCGATCGCGAGCTTCTCCACGAGAAACCCGAACGCGACCGGAGCGAGCAGACTCGGCGCGGTCGCGCCGATCCGCCAGACAGCCTGATAGGCGCCGAGCCGCGACGCGGGCGCCAAGGACGACAGCAGTCCCCAGTCACCGGCCGCCAACCGGATCTCCCCCAGGCTGAGGACGGTGAACAACGCGAGCAGTAGCAGGATGATCGTCGCCACTCCCGCGTGGCCGGCGACAAATGCGAGCACGCTGGCAGCGGCGACCAGGTAGGCGCCCTGCCTGGTCGCCCGGGTCGCGCCGGAAAGGTTCGAGGCGCCCCGGGAGAAGACCACCTGCAGCGCCACCACCACGACGGTGTTGAGCACGAACAGCAAGGGAACCATCGTGGCGGGCGCCGACGTCTGGGTCACGATCCAGACCGGCAGGACGAAGTTCAGCAAGGTGGCGTCGGTGAGCAGAACCCCGTTGAGCAGGGCCAGAACGACGAACGGCCAGGCCCGGTAGGCGCGATCGGGCTGAGCGGTCACCTCCTCAGCTGCCTCGTCCGGAGCTGGTGTCGCGATCGTCGCGAGCCGTCGTACGTAGTACGCGTTGGCGATCTTGACGCCCGCGGCAACCAGCGGAAGGGCGATCAGCGCGTTTCGTTCGGCGCCGACGGTCAGCGCCGCGAACAGCAGTCCCGATCCGGCGAAGCCGATGTTCAACGCGGTCCGGATGTAGGCGAGCCCCTCGACCCGGTTCGAGCTCTGCGCCAACGCGGCGAACGTGTAGCGCTGCCGGGCAGCGGTGCCGACAGCCGCCACCGTGGAGGCCAGCACCACGACGACGAGATAGCCGGGAACGTCGGTGACCAGCAGATAGCCGCAGAAACTCAGTGCCTCCACAAGGCTCGCCAGCCACCAGATCCGCTG
This region includes:
- a CDS encoding helix-turn-helix transcriptional regulator, which produces MSTRKDLPGRLLRLLALLQSRREWSGSELAERLGVTDRTVRRDVERLRSLDYPVTGTTGTAGGYRLASGKNVPPLVLDDDEAVAVAIGLAGAAASGVTGIADSSMSALAKLERVLPARLRPSVAAVGAAEVVGREGAPRVDPGLLAVLAACCRDLEIVAFSYKSRRGEDSRRRVEPTQLVSVVGQWYLLAFDPEREDWRTFRVDRIGELAPTRHHFTPRELPAADAASYLAESFAGAAYRHSVRMVVQLPAEQVRGSFFHGSPGTISPLGPDSCEYRLSADSPGILVQYVAAIVALGADYTLDASPDAAALLRTVGSRLVRP
- a CDS encoding MerR family transcriptional regulator yields the protein MRIAELSRISGVPVPTIKYYLRENLLPPGELTSPNQASYGDSHLHRLRLIRALVDLAHVPVAGVKEVLEGLDSPTMPLHDKIGRAHRAITPQPQLTSTPAAREAATTQVEELLTSRGWSVEPDAPALNTLIETIAALNTLGQGHLAGFLDSYAGAVETFTDLEVAAVTSTPTTPTPDQIAEGVILGTILGETLIASLRLLAHESISAKRWSHPRGSLDT
- the argS gene encoding arginine--tRNA ligase; the encoded protein is MFSPSAVLAPRVSVAIEEAFGAEFRGADPVLRPSQFADIQVNAALALSKRVGLPPREVAARLVERLELGDVCETVEISGPGFLNLTLKDGWVAGQVAAMAGDSRLGVPVQEAQRIPIDYSAPNVAKEMHVGHLRTTVVGDALARTLEHLGHDVIRQNHIGDWGTPFGMLIEHLLDVGEGTDEARLVETDPNGFYQAARAKFDADDQFANRARGRVVALQAGDAETLRLWGELVEFSKHYFNRIYTRLGVTLTDADLAGESTYNDQLAAICDELEAAGLATMSEGALCVFLDGYTGREGKPVPLIIRKSDGGYGYATTDLATIKHRVQDLKADRIVYVIGAPQALHLNMVWDTARKAGWLPDTVVPVHTQIGNVLGEDRKILRTRSGAPLRLLTLLDEAVAKARAVIDEARPDLPEETRATIAPQVGIGAVKYADLSVAHDSEYVFDLERMVALTGNTGPYLQYAAARIRSIFRNAGLEPAAATSTVEIQEQAERALCLALLEFGTVVTQVGDELEPHRLCAYLFQLAQAFSAFYENCPVIKAEPALRESRLALCVLTLRVLEEGLGLLGIEAPARM
- a CDS encoding AMP-binding protein yields the protein MHTAENNQIISALEAHCSRSPGSLVLEEPAGQTWSHQQLLERADALSRRLGVLGAVPGNRIMVDLPPSADFVVAVLAAWMAGASYVPVTSSDPRPRLDRIARTAGAKLVVHRGGWTHQADDGKVQVSALEPVAVDERPQYDDEAYVIFTSGSTGEPKGVSVGHRALYGYLREAGRLYAPAGPARFPFQLPPTFDAAITSYLLPLVHGGVCVPLAGARPVTALLSDFFRETESPVVLKTTPSQIQLLGRLLEPRTVRALSGSFVIGGEALSYEQCEWLRDAEGVTLHNEYGPTEATVGCIIHSFPATLRATGPVPIGRPHEGIQLGLVPTGSEFGLSLSGECLANGYLGDRRGGFRYQDGLRVYDTGDLVSVKDGLLYYEGRTDDQVKIGGYRVELGEVETALASLAPGRQVVAEIVDGVLVGGVVGGDGEDFSGLAAGIRPLLPRHMVPRVVRTIGELPLTSHGKLDRRRLRGLLRELGEN
- a CDS encoding ATP-grasp domain-containing protein encodes the protein MTALDPPTVAVVHAPFAAASLREILVAAGSGPQVILFFRECVAARNPGLVEVCKRMLPVRVVTDDPRDVDLAGITAVLTFSDHELEFADQLTARLAGSATTGTPIAGADVWSKSAQRRTLRDTGLSKVTGIEVRTPAELIAGVSMVGLPAFLKPIRGAGGAGVLQLRTADEVEAAARGLAGEAQVLEQAIPLLPSHPNVPWLGPLFSVEVSTNALGEHTVMTTFAKVPMQEVVVSEGSDGALQRTVRVCGDVHPAFLDDIQLAELHERCCQALTALGVRGRVTHTELLATGDGFEVVEVNGRMGGFLNRLLGHTSGLDLVRSALETAAGRPLSTADVPTGSVALGYFPGFRDLRGTVRGGFQKGELTQLAGVRSVEWVAATGAARSDGDGRLCNVVLSAGSEPELHDGAAAVTSLLDASFTADGGLPGFADS
- a CDS encoding phosphopantetheine-binding protein — encoded protein: MDNNVVALEKLWQRLLDVTEVAAADNFFEQGGDSLLALEMATTFEESTGSPFPLDVLFSDGGFGAMCVAVSEPAAVNGQV
- a CDS encoding condensation domain-containing protein, whose product is MSELTDPGAPGLVTSIAQADRLTIDKGRQGPRKTFVSVPLRVAGATVADLQGAWQRVVLRQKVLRSVFPSDDVTVAEVLAPERYTVVSHPAASVEEAGEQLLTEMDRRGFDLARGPLAELHHLEAPGETLECRLLVDHIIFDRLSARLLMDDLALELAGVSRELPEHDYFDFARAQRQWIGSPAGRAGLAHWAAQYADLGLNPPLGLPVEAPHDPAVPKPELVFERGLAVTDLPGRSRELRTTPFVLICSAVLAAIREWSERDLVGLIFPSPGRTWPGAARMVGKFAEMVPMRASVRWAATTYQELRGEVQSNVAAAMMHDRFPQGQVINELFPDNIDEISSVPYVYLDIKAQPGFAAVADGIEISEGTEKAADLTRREPGLSLLASVGATGCGLSVRHSDSYSGATVATFHRLVAAHLSAQLNPRDEHGAIVSLREESCG
- a CDS encoding pyridoxal phosphate-dependent decarboxylase family protein; its protein translation is MRHGTATAGQDPGLEGFLTPDNAEEVRELLTDAIQVGLDFKLRNRIFLDRQDPIAIRDQVMVELEESGTSVDKLLIELRDQILPLSKNEASPYFMGFGDTGSNVGAMVGAVIAMLTQQNMINQSFDSPAATFVELTVVRWLRQLIGYPDRPAAELTDVWSVGGVMTHGGTMSNTIAMMLARERMAPGTMSSGVTDPHRFGLVVPRGINHYSIKAAMTWIGCGASVIEVETNGYRYDRTDLSRALRAHRGEIAAVVAYAGDSRTQTIDDLAAVAETVRAHDPAIWLHADACWGGLCALSDELRPRLAGIELFDSVTLDPHKILGIPYALSALLVRDPAVLRSVSTYSDLIMQEEFALGQVSPFIGSKAWESLKLWMTMRSAGRDGLSQLATSRVAAASYFADQVRGRDDLLLLNEPDLMAVVFLFAPDELRQAGPDLVNEVNREIHRRLLQDGNWYLHQFSLPDPGVLAKGQLLYPLRFMSSNPRITGQLVDDVLAKVVATGRSILTEGNIHVRTD
- a CDS encoding MFS transporter, with product MSGGRLQAVISHIYPPAGTTRALYFQTLLDACGQGFFLAGSALFLTGYAHLSLAQIGLGVSAGVAASLIVALPAGWCVDRYEAQRIWWLASLVEALSFCGYLLVTDVPGYLVVVVLASTVAAVGTAARQRYTFAALAQSSNRVEGLAYIRTALNIGFAGSGLLFAALTVGAERNALIALPLVAAGVKIANAYYVRRLATIATPAPDEAAEEVTAQPDRAYRAWPFVVLALLNGVLLTDATLLNFVLPVWIVTQTSAPATMVPLLFVLNTVVVVALQVVFSRGASNLSGATRATRQGAYLVAAASVLAFVAGHAGVATIILLLLALFTVLSLGEIRLAAGDWGLLSSLAPASRLGAYQAVWRIGATAPSLLAPVAFGFLVEKLAIGWLLIAATFVLFSVLLAVTLRHPGLKPSTVDVSDEGVTS